The region AGCAGTATTTTTAATACCAATCGACCAAAATGCGATAATAGCAATAAGTGCTATAATAATTCCTACAGGGATTAACCACTTTTTCATATTTGTTTTGATTTAAGTTTATTTCAATTTTTAATTACAATTCGTTTTTGATATCGTTTAACTGTGTTTTGATGGACTCTAATTTACGTATTATTTCGAATTTATCTAACGTTTTCTTTTGTCCTTCTTTTAAGTGTATTTTAGCGCCTTCAAGCGTAAAACCTCTCTCTTTTACAAGATGATATATTAATTGCAGGTTGGTAATATCTTCGGGTGTGAACATTCTGTTTCCCTTTGCATTTTTTTTGGGTTTTAGAATATCAAATTCACTGTCCCAAAATCGTATCAAAGAAGCATTGACATTAAAAGCTTTGGCTACTTCGCCAATACTGTAATATCTTTTGTCTTTAGAAAGTTCAATATGCATGATTCGTTTTTTTCTATTTTACTTCAAAAATACTATTTTTTCGGAATATTAATCTAATGATTGATTTTCTTGATTTGCCATTTGCGAAATTGCCACATATTCTACAGCCGAAATATTTCCATAGTAGAAATTAAGCGGATTGACAACTTTACCGTCTTTGTGCACTTCATAATGACAATGCGGACCTTCAGATCTTCCTGTGCTTCCAACATAACCAATTACATCTCCTCTTTTTACTTTTTGGCCAGGTCTGCAGTTGTATTTGCTTAAATGAGCGTACAGGCTTTCGTATCCAAAACCATGCCTGATCACTACATGGTTTCCAAAGCCCGAAGCGGTGTTGTCAGCTCTTGCTACAATACCGTCACCTGTGGCATAAACCGGAGCACCTGTGTTGGCAGTAAAATCCATTCCGTTGTGCATTTTTCTCACTTTCGTGAAAGGATCGATTCTGTAACCAAATCCGGAAGCAACTCGTTTTAAATTTTCGTTCTGAACGGGCTGAATGGCAGGAATTGCTAATAATAAACTTTCTTTGGCTCCTGCTAATTTTAAAATATCATCTAAAGATTTGGACTGAATGGCGAGCTGTTTAGAAAGTTTATCTACTCTTTTTGTTGTACTTAATACCAGTTGAGAATTATTATAACCTTCTAACGTTTTGTATCTCTCCGGATTTCTAAAACCGACTTTTCTAATCGAATCCGGAATTTCAGCTTTATTAAAATAAATTCTGTAAATATTATTATCCCGCTCTTCCAAAGCATCTGCAACAGCATCAATTTCATCTAATTTTTTATTTAGAATGGAATATTGAAGTTTTAAATTTTCAATTTCCCGTGCCTGCAAACGATCTTTGGGAGTTTCAAAATAAGGCGTATTAATTAAAAGAACGAAAACTAAAAAACCAAACAATGCTGAAGCCAGTAAAAACAGTAATGCGTAGCCTATTTTTATTCTTTTTCTGGTTTTTATTTTCGTATAAGCCAGATTTTCTGAGTCGTAATAATATTTTACTTTCGCCATATTTTAAAATACGCTATTTTTGCAGCTTGTAAAATAAGTTAGACGAACAAAATGGCTAAATGTTTCAGCAGTTCGGCAATTTTTTTTACAAGAATTAATGATTAGATATTGGGGCTATTTTATCATTAGATAATGCGCAAAATAGGCAATTTATTGTTTATAATATAAGTTTTTTGAATTCATTATAAAAAACTTAACGCATTACGGAATGAATAAATATCTAATCGTCTAATTTTCAAATTGACACATTAAACAGACACATTTTTTCTAATTTAAATATGAAATCACAAGACGTACGTAAACAATTTTTAGATTTTTTTGAGAGTAAAGGGCATACTATTGTTCCTTCAGCTCCTCTTGTCCTTAAAGACGATCCAACCTTAATGTTCAACAACTCGGGAATGGCCCAGTTTAAAGAATTTTTCTTAGGGAACGGAACTCCAAAAAGTCCAAGAATAGCCGATACACAAAAATGTCTTCGTGTTTCAGGAAAACATAATGACCTTGAAGAAGTAGGTATTGATACCTATCACCATACTATGTTTGAAATGTTAGGAAACTGGTCTTTTGGCGATTACTTCAAAAAAGAAGCTATCAACTGGGCTTGGGAACTATTGACAGAAGTTTATAAAATTCCAAAAGAGAATCTTTATGTTTCTGTTTTTGAAGGAAGTAAAGAAGATAATGTTCCATTTGACCAGGAAGCTTGGGAT is a window of Flavobacterium crocinum DNA encoding:
- a CDS encoding M23 family metallopeptidase, whose translation is MAKVKYYYDSENLAYTKIKTRKRIKIGYALLFLLASALFGFLVFVLLINTPYFETPKDRLQAREIENLKLQYSILNKKLDEIDAVADALEERDNNIYRIYFNKAEIPDSIRKVGFRNPERYKTLEGYNNSQLVLSTTKRVDKLSKQLAIQSKSLDDILKLAGAKESLLLAIPAIQPVQNENLKRVASGFGYRIDPFTKVRKMHNGMDFTANTGAPVYATGDGIVARADNTASGFGNHVVIRHGFGYESLYAHLSKYNCRPGQKVKRGDVIGYVGSTGRSEGPHCHYEVHKDGKVVNPLNFYYGNISAVEYVAISQMANQENQSLD
- a CDS encoding MerR family transcriptional regulator; translated protein: MHIELSKDKRYYSIGEVAKAFNVNASLIRFWDSEFDILKPKKNAKGNRMFTPEDITNLQLIYHLVKERGFTLEGAKIHLKEGQKKTLDKFEIIRKLESIKTQLNDIKNEL